A single genomic interval of Dromiciops gliroides isolate mDroGli1 chromosome 1, mDroGli1.pri, whole genome shotgun sequence harbors:
- the LOC122753018 gene encoding translation initiation factor IF-2-like — protein sequence MGPSGASDIPEREEWIGGGGELAAEAGLPTPTPTPTSGFLRGRQTRPRWPGPVPGEGSVPAPSRSPGARTLLSPTPLARPGPVRRPQPQAGTEKRRERGLAGPHQEGGGRGRREAALLPPPPPGPARRNSVRPGPEGVASPQRGRGPRQVSRIEAEGARMVCGYGGASLCLGTFPPEPAPRAAGPRTAGPRRGAARGGAGGGGREPRAAPPPACARAPPPPPPPPLPRLPFPLPFSSVPS from the coding sequence ATGGGCCCTTCGGGGGCCTCGGACATTCCAGAGAGGGAGGaatggattgggggagggggggagctgGCAGCCGAAGCCggcctgcccacccccacccccacccccacctccggCTTCCTCAGGGGCAGACAGACGCGCCCGAGGTGGCCCGGCCCAGTCCCCGGAGAGGGAAGCGTCCCAGCTCCCAGCCGGTCTCCAGGGGCACGGACCCTGCTCAGCCCCACTCCATTGGCCAGGCCAGGTCCGGTCCGACGGCCGCAGCCTCAGGCGGGGACGGAGAAGAGGAGGGAGCGGGGCCTCGCCGGGCCTCAccaagagggaggagggagagggaggagggaagcgGCGCTActaccgccgccgccgccgggccCAGCTCGGCGCAACTCGGTCCGACCCGGCCCAGAGGGGGTCGCCTCACCTCAGCGCGGCCGCGGCCCCCGGCAAGTGTCCCGGATCGAGGCGGAAGGTGCCCGGATGGTCTGTGGCTACGGAGGCGCTTCCCTTTGTCTCGGGACTTTCCCTCCGGAGCCCGCTCCGCGCGCAGCCGGACCCAGGACGGCAGGACCCCGGCGCGGCGCGgcgcggggcggggcggggggaggggggagggagccgCGGGCTGCCCCGCCGCCCGCCTGCGCCCgcgcgccgccgccgccaccacccCCGCCGCTCCCGcggctccccttccccctccccttctcgtCCGTGCCTTCGTAG